The following proteins come from a genomic window of Ilumatobacter coccineus YM16-304:
- a CDS encoding M20/M25/M40 family metallo-hydrolase, with the protein MATAEEFEGPTTELLQTLIRNECVNDGTGDTGGETRNSDTLVQYLEGPGVDIETYTPRPGRDSMVARIAGSDPDAPSLCLMGHTDVVPVTPSGWKEDPFGGELIDGEVWGRGAIDMLNLTSSMAVAFRQLANEGFKPKGDLIYFGVADEEAGGVWGAEWMAEHHWDAIDADYVLTELGGWSSMSPDGVRHITVNVNEKGIAWRRIRVKGTPGHGSMPFGADNAVIKAAEVVRRLTEYRPSPLLDDVWAAQVASMKLSDEIREALLDPARVWDTIASLPTPIARTCHAHTHTTFSPNMVDGGTKTNIIPDVVDINVDIRTVPGTTQEDVIGHLREALGDMFDHVEIDTLQSSNPTSSPFGTGTPLWDALEKHTQVAYPDAQLVPGLIVGGTDARFYRERGRTAYGAGLFSQNVDFATFGSRFHGHNERIDVESLGLAANFWYHIASDLVG; encoded by the coding sequence ATGGCGACTGCTGAAGAATTCGAAGGCCCCACGACCGAGCTGTTGCAGACACTCATCCGCAACGAATGCGTCAACGACGGCACCGGCGACACCGGTGGCGAGACCCGAAACTCCGACACGCTCGTGCAGTACCTCGAAGGTCCCGGTGTCGACATCGAGACCTACACGCCGCGACCCGGCCGAGACTCGATGGTCGCCCGCATCGCCGGCTCCGACCCCGACGCCCCGTCGCTGTGCCTCATGGGCCACACCGACGTCGTCCCGGTCACACCGTCGGGCTGGAAGGAAGACCCCTTCGGTGGCGAACTCATCGACGGAGAGGTCTGGGGCCGTGGAGCGATCGACATGCTCAACCTCACCTCGTCGATGGCCGTCGCGTTCCGACAGCTCGCCAACGAAGGGTTCAAGCCGAAGGGTGACCTCATCTACTTCGGAGTCGCCGACGAGGAAGCCGGCGGCGTGTGGGGTGCCGAGTGGATGGCCGAACACCACTGGGACGCCATCGACGCCGACTACGTGCTGACCGAACTCGGCGGCTGGTCGAGCATGTCCCCCGACGGGGTGCGCCACATCACGGTGAACGTGAACGAGAAGGGGATCGCCTGGCGTCGCATCCGCGTCAAGGGAACCCCGGGCCACGGTTCGATGCCGTTCGGTGCCGACAACGCGGTCATCAAGGCCGCTGAAGTCGTGCGCCGCCTCACCGAGTACCGCCCGTCGCCGCTGCTCGACGACGTGTGGGCGGCCCAAGTGGCGAGCATGAAGCTCAGCGACGAGATCCGCGAGGCGCTCCTCGACCCGGCCCGGGTGTGGGACACGATCGCGTCGCTCCCCACGCCGATCGCCCGCACGTGTCATGCCCACACGCACACGACGTTCTCACCCAACATGGTCGACGGTGGCACGAAGACCAACATCATTCCCGACGTCGTCGACATCAACGTCGACATCCGCACCGTGCCCGGCACCACGCAGGAAGACGTGATCGGTCACCTGCGCGAGGCCCTCGGCGACATGTTCGACCACGTCGAGATCGACACCCTCCAGAGTTCGAATCCGACGAGTTCCCCCTTCGGCACCGGCACGCCGCTGTGGGATGCCTTGGAGAAGCACACGCAGGTCGCCTACCCCGATGCCCAACTCGTCCCGGGGCTCATCGTCGGCGGCACCGATGCTCGGTTCTACCGCGAGCGCGGGCGCACGGCCTACGGCGCCGGACTGTTCTCACAGAACGTCGACTTCGCCACCTTCGGATCCCGGTTCCACGGGCACAACGAACGCATCGACGTCGAGTCGCTCGGCCTCGCCGCCAACTTCTGGTACCACATCGCCTCCGACCTCGTCGGCTGA
- the cofE gene encoding coenzyme F420-0:L-glutamate ligase: MSSLGIFGVTGLPEITAGMDLAEMIHASAAEQGDPLADGDIVIVTSKIVSKAEGCTVELADITPSEFAERWSAKWEKDPRVTEVVLRESKRVIRQIGPVLITETHHGFCCANSGVDQSSSGAAGRILTLPVDPDATCRAHRARFAELGVDVAVIMSDTFGRPWREGQTDIAIGIAGMNPLFSYIGQTDPHGHEFHVQEICTADELAAAGELVKGNTSRVPVAVIRGFDWERDDTASMAPVLRDSERDLFR, from the coding sequence ATGAGTTCGCTCGGCATCTTCGGGGTCACCGGTCTTCCCGAGATCACCGCAGGCATGGACCTGGCCGAGATGATTCATGCCTCGGCGGCCGAGCAGGGCGATCCGCTCGCCGATGGCGACATCGTGATCGTCACGTCGAAGATCGTCTCGAAGGCAGAAGGGTGCACGGTCGAACTCGCCGACATCACGCCGTCCGAGTTCGCCGAACGGTGGTCGGCGAAGTGGGAGAAGGACCCGCGGGTGACCGAAGTGGTACTCCGTGAGTCCAAGCGGGTGATCCGTCAGATCGGGCCGGTGCTCATCACCGAGACACACCACGGCTTCTGCTGCGCGAACTCCGGTGTCGATCAGTCGTCGTCGGGTGCCGCCGGCCGCATCCTCACGCTGCCCGTCGACCCCGACGCGACATGTCGAGCGCACCGCGCTCGTTTCGCCGAACTCGGCGTCGACGTCGCCGTCATCATGTCCGACACGTTCGGTCGGCCGTGGCGTGAAGGGCAGACCGACATCGCCATCGGCATCGCCGGCATGAACCCGTTGTTCAGCTACATCGGTCAGACCGATCCGCACGGCCACGAGTTCCACGTGCAGGAGATCTGCACCGCCGACGAACTCGCCGCAGCCGGCGAGCTGGTCAAGGGCAACACGAGTCGGGTGCCGGTTGCCGTGATCCGCGGGTTCGACTGGGAGCGAGACGACACCGCCTCCATGGCCCCCGTGCTCCGCGACTCCGAACGCGACCTCTTCCGCTGA
- a CDS encoding 1,4-dihydroxy-2-naphthoyl-CoA synthase, whose translation MSTDGVASNDVSEIFDPELWDEVPGFDFTDITYHRARGEGRDSGVVRIAFDRPEVRNAFRPHTVDELYRALDHARMSTDVGCVLLTGNGPSSKDGGWAFCSGGDQRIRGKDGYKYTQADGDDGSLGTTAASIEPGKAGRLHILEVQRLIRFMPKVVICLVNGWAAGGGHSLHVVADLTLASTEHARFKQTDADVASFDGGFGSAYLARQVGQKFAREIFFLGETYSADQMFQMGAVNRSVPHADLERVGLEWGRTICAKSPTAQRMLKYSFNLIDDGLVGQQIFAGEATRLAYGTDEAAEGRDSFLEKRDADWSDYPYHF comes from the coding sequence ATGAGTACCGACGGCGTGGCCAGCAACGACGTGTCCGAGATCTTCGACCCGGAACTGTGGGACGAGGTTCCCGGGTTCGACTTCACCGACATCACCTATCACCGAGCACGCGGCGAAGGTCGGGACTCCGGCGTGGTGCGGATCGCCTTCGATCGGCCGGAAGTACGCAACGCCTTTCGCCCCCACACGGTCGACGAGTTGTATCGGGCGCTCGATCACGCTCGCATGTCGACCGACGTCGGCTGCGTCCTCCTCACCGGCAACGGCCCGTCATCGAAGGATGGCGGCTGGGCCTTCTGCTCCGGCGGCGACCAGCGCATCCGCGGTAAAGACGGCTACAAGTACACGCAGGCCGACGGCGACGACGGCTCGCTTGGCACAACAGCCGCATCGATCGAGCCGGGCAAGGCCGGGCGTCTGCACATCCTCGAAGTCCAGCGGCTCATCCGCTTCATGCCGAAGGTCGTCATCTGCCTCGTCAACGGGTGGGCCGCGGGTGGCGGCCACTCGCTCCACGTCGTCGCCGACCTCACGTTGGCGAGTACCGAACACGCTCGTTTCAAGCAGACCGATGCCGACGTCGCGAGCTTCGACGGCGGGTTCGGTTCGGCGTATCTCGCTCGACAGGTCGGGCAGAAGTTCGCCCGCGAGATCTTCTTCCTGGGCGAGACCTACTCGGCCGACCAGATGTTCCAGATGGGCGCGGTCAACCGCTCGGTGCCTCACGCCGACCTCGAACGCGTCGGTCTCGAATGGGGTCGCACGATCTGTGCGAAGAGCCCGACGGCGCAACGGATGCTCAAGTACTCGTTCAACCTGATCGACGACGGACTCGTCGGACAGCAGATCTTCGCCGGCGAGGCGACACGGCTCGCGTACGGCACCGACGAGGCTGCCGAGGGTCGCGACAGTTTCCTCGAGAAGCGCGATGCCGACTGGTCCGACTACCCGTACCACTTCTGA
- a CDS encoding TrmH family RNA methyltransferase, protein MIIVVDDPDDPRFAQFRLNERGLASRAEKRDDAGAGMFLAEGDLVVERALDAGCVPVAALVDADRVPEVAHRFEAPVYAGGTQIRKVISGLGMPQAIIALFERPGRPSVAELAARCRRLVVLEAVDNPANVGAIIRNAAGLGWDGLILDHTSADPLARRSLRVAMGTAFALPHARTMNLATELAQLDGFELYGMTPNPEARDLDTVVAGERVAALIGSERAGLTDELLALATPVRIPMAAGVDSLNAAAASAITCWALR, encoded by the coding sequence GTGATCATCGTCGTCGACGATCCCGACGATCCGCGCTTCGCCCAGTTCCGGCTCAACGAGCGGGGACTCGCGAGCCGAGCCGAGAAGCGGGATGACGCCGGCGCCGGGATGTTCCTCGCCGAAGGCGATCTGGTGGTGGAGCGTGCCCTCGACGCCGGCTGCGTACCGGTGGCCGCGCTCGTCGACGCCGACCGGGTCCCCGAGGTCGCGCACCGGTTCGAGGCACCCGTCTACGCGGGTGGCACACAGATCCGCAAGGTCATCTCCGGGCTCGGCATGCCGCAGGCGATCATCGCCCTGTTCGAACGGCCTGGTCGGCCGTCGGTCGCCGAATTGGCTGCGAGGTGCCGACGACTCGTCGTGCTCGAAGCGGTCGACAACCCGGCCAACGTCGGTGCGATCATCCGCAACGCTGCCGGGCTCGGCTGGGATGGCCTGATCCTCGACCACACGAGCGCCGACCCGTTGGCCCGGCGATCGCTTCGGGTCGCAATGGGCACCGCATTCGCCCTCCCCCACGCTCGCACCATGAACCTCGCCACCGAACTCGCTCAGCTCGACGGGTTCGAGCTGTACGGAATGACCCCGAACCCCGAGGCCCGCGACCTCGACACCGTCGTCGCCGGCGAACGGGTCGCCGCCCTGATCGGCTCCGAACGCGCCGGTCTCACCGACGAGTTGCTCGCGCTCGCCACACCGGTGCGCATCCCGATGGCGGCAGGTGTCGACTCGCTCAACGCCGCTGCGGCGTCGGCGATCACCTGCTGGGCGCTGCGGTGA
- the purU gene encoding formyltetrahydrofolate deformylase codes for MSSVLLLSCPDQQGVVAATAEFIADQGGNIVHAEQYVKREADADGGVFFQRVVFDLVRSDVTHESLLDAIRPLADKLDMTVDLRDSSTPIPTAIMCSKQGHCLYDLLTRWRSGEMPMDLRVVISNHPDHADIAGHMGVPFVHLPVTKETKPQQEAAVLATLAEYEVDLVVMARYMQILSDDFVSHYPMKIINIHHSFLPAFIGANPYRQAHERGVKLIGATAHYATADLDEGPIISQDTTHVSHRENVAELTARGRDVETVVLARAVRAHLEHRVAVHGHQTIVYN; via the coding sequence ATGTCGAGCGTTCTGCTTCTCTCCTGCCCTGATCAGCAGGGTGTCGTCGCCGCGACCGCCGAGTTCATCGCCGATCAGGGCGGCAACATCGTGCACGCCGAGCAGTACGTCAAGCGCGAGGCCGACGCCGACGGCGGCGTGTTCTTCCAGCGAGTCGTGTTCGATCTCGTCCGCAGCGACGTGACCCACGAATCGCTCCTCGACGCGATTCGTCCGTTGGCCGACAAGCTCGACATGACGGTCGATCTCCGCGACTCGTCGACCCCGATCCCCACGGCGATCATGTGCTCGAAGCAGGGCCACTGCCTGTACGACCTCCTCACCCGGTGGCGCAGCGGCGAGATGCCGATGGACCTGCGCGTCGTGATCAGCAACCACCCGGATCACGCCGACATCGCCGGCCACATGGGCGTGCCGTTCGTCCACCTCCCGGTGACGAAAGAGACGAAGCCGCAGCAGGAGGCCGCCGTGTTGGCCACGCTCGCCGAGTACGAGGTCGACCTCGTCGTGATGGCTCGGTACATGCAGATCCTGTCCGACGACTTCGTGTCGCACTACCCGATGAAGATCATCAACATCCACCACTCGTTCCTGCCGGCGTTCATCGGGGCCAACCCGTATCGCCAGGCGCACGAGCGTGGTGTGAAGCTCATCGGGGCGACGGCGCACTACGCCACGGCCGACCTCGACGAGGGTCCGATCATCTCGCAGGACACGACCCACGTGAGCCACCGCGAGAACGTGGCAGAGCTCACCGCTCGAGGACGCGACGTCGAGACGGTGGTCTTGGCTCGGGCCGTCCGCGCTCACCTCGAGCACCGAGTGGCCGTGCACGGCCACCAGACCATCGTCTACAACTGA
- a CDS encoding ABC transporter permease: protein MSNDGFPSTITQIGRQTAYQLRYFKRVPVAFFFTLVLPLVMLVLFNALFGGADIDTDEGTWTAGQFYTGGLAAFTAVSATYTNLANMVPIRRDEGVLKRWRGTPLPTWIHIAGFICSAVVIAAVGVVVMLVMGVLFYDLEVELEKMPAAVVTFLVGVASFAALGMAVAALIKTAASASAVANATILPLAFVSDVFVVVNEPPRWLEVLGNIFPLKPFANAFQDCFTPFVEGSAFSPGRLAFVAAWGVVGLVIAVTRFRWEPSGAAPRGRRSKADADA from the coding sequence ATGAGCAACGACGGCTTTCCGTCCACCATCACGCAGATCGGTCGTCAGACTGCGTACCAACTGCGCTATTTCAAGCGTGTGCCGGTGGCGTTCTTCTTCACCCTCGTGCTGCCGCTGGTGATGCTGGTGCTGTTCAATGCGCTGTTCGGTGGCGCCGACATCGACACCGACGAGGGCACGTGGACCGCCGGTCAGTTCTACACCGGCGGACTCGCAGCGTTCACGGCGGTGTCGGCGACCTACACGAACCTGGCCAACATGGTGCCGATCCGGCGCGACGAGGGCGTGCTGAAGCGATGGCGCGGCACCCCGCTGCCGACGTGGATCCACATCGCCGGCTTCATCTGCTCGGCGGTCGTCATCGCCGCTGTCGGTGTCGTCGTGATGCTGGTGATGGGCGTGTTGTTCTACGACCTCGAGGTCGAGTTGGAGAAGATGCCGGCGGCCGTGGTCACGTTCCTCGTCGGGGTGGCGTCGTTCGCCGCGTTGGGCATGGCGGTCGCGGCCCTGATCAAGACAGCGGCGTCCGCGTCTGCCGTGGCCAACGCCACGATCCTGCCGCTCGCGTTCGTGTCGGACGTGTTCGTCGTGGTCAACGAACCACCCCGCTGGCTCGAGGTGCTGGGCAACATCTTCCCCCTCAAGCCGTTCGCCAACGCCTTCCAGGACTGCTTCACGCCGTTCGTCGAGGGATCGGCGTTCAGCCCGGGTCGTCTGGCGTTCGTGGCGGCATGGGGCGTCGTGGGCCTCGTCATCGCGGTCACTCGCTTCCGCTGGGAACCGAGTGGCGCCGCACCGAGAGGCCGCCGCTCCAAGGCCGACGCCGACGCCTGA
- a CDS encoding ABC transporter ATP-binding protein: protein MSVIEVRDLHKHYGSNRAVYGISFDVRAGEVYALLGENGAGKSTTVEILEGYRERTSGSVSVLGVDPAGAGRAWRDRIGIVLQSAGVESEFTVREVIELYGSCYRNRRTVDEVVELVGLEEKVDERVGSLSGGQKRRIDLALGIVGRPELLFLDEPTTGFDPSARRKSWDLIEGLVDSGTTVLLTTHYLDEAEHLADRVGVLSGGSLIAEGTPAQLIDEISGTVVSFMLPDDVAASDAVTTFAAVLGTEPRLSGRLVEVTIDHPTRAVHALTGWALDAGVELESLSVKRASLEEVYLQLSSEAPA, encoded by the coding sequence ATGTCGGTGATCGAGGTTCGAGACCTCCACAAGCACTACGGATCCAACCGTGCCGTCTACGGCATCTCGTTCGACGTTCGAGCCGGCGAGGTGTACGCCCTGCTCGGCGAGAACGGCGCCGGGAAGTCGACGACGGTCGAGATCCTCGAGGGCTACCGCGAGCGCACGAGCGGCTCCGTCAGCGTGCTCGGGGTCGACCCGGCCGGTGCCGGACGGGCGTGGCGAGATCGCATCGGCATCGTCCTCCAGTCGGCGGGCGTCGAGAGCGAGTTCACGGTGCGTGAGGTCATCGAGCTGTACGGCAGCTGTTACCGCAACCGGCGCACGGTCGACGAGGTCGTCGAACTGGTCGGCTTGGAGGAGAAGGTCGACGAACGAGTCGGGTCGCTGTCGGGCGGGCAGAAGCGCCGCATCGATCTCGCGCTCGGCATCGTCGGCCGCCCCGAACTGCTGTTTCTCGACGAGCCGACCACGGGCTTCGACCCGTCGGCTCGGCGCAAGTCGTGGGATCTCATCGAGGGGTTGGTCGATTCGGGCACCACCGTGCTGTTGACCACCCACTATCTCGACGAGGCCGAGCATCTCGCCGATCGCGTCGGCGTGCTGTCGGGCGGCTCGCTCATCGCAGAGGGCACACCGGCGCAGTTGATCGACGAGATCAGCGGCACGGTCGTCAGCTTCATGCTGCCCGACGACGTCGCCGCGTCCGACGCCGTCACGACGTTCGCTGCGGTGCTCGGTACCGAACCTCGGCTGTCGGGGCGGCTGGTCGAGGTGACCATCGATCACCCGACCCGGGCGGTGCACGCGCTCACCGGCTGGGCGCTCGACGCAGGCGTCGAACTCGAATCGCTGAGCGTGAAGCGAGCATCGCTCGAAGAGGTGTATCTCCAGCTCTCGTCGGAGGCCCCGGCATGA
- a CDS encoding globin: MSFFERLVDAFYEGVATDEVLLPLYPEQPDLTGARHRLTLFLAQYWGGPTTYMDERGHPKLRMRHMPFHVGPLERDRWLVHMAAAVEQVCADDAIPDGVADELTAYFVPAAEHLRNDTGLPISSRRPT, from the coding sequence ATGAGCTTCTTCGAGCGCCTGGTCGACGCGTTCTACGAGGGCGTGGCCACCGACGAGGTGCTCTTGCCGCTCTACCCCGAGCAACCCGACCTGACGGGCGCTCGACATCGCCTCACGCTGTTTCTCGCGCAGTACTGGGGTGGGCCGACCACCTACATGGACGAGCGGGGCCACCCGAAGCTGCGGATGCGGCACATGCCGTTCCACGTCGGCCCGCTCGAACGCGATCGTTGGCTCGTGCACATGGCCGCCGCCGTCGAGCAGGTGTGCGCCGACGATGCGATCCCCGACGGCGTGGCCGACGAGCTGACCGCCTACTTCGTCCCCGCTGCCGAACACCTGCGCAACGACACCGGCCTGCCCATCTCGTCACGCCGACCCACCTGA